GATGAGACCCAGTTCCAGACAGCTGTAGTGCATCTCTAATGCAGTGTTTTAATAGGAGTAACACCAGCCAGGGAATTCAGTGATCTTATCTGCATATGGTGTTGATGATGGGGCAGCTGCACACATTTTCAGAACAGTTTAGGCCACGTGCGATGTCTCTTCTGGAAGACATCAGGCATGACATAAACAACCCTTTTCCTTACTGCCGTCTGTCTCAACTTTCTCACAGAAAAAAAAATCTGAGACAGAGGCTTGAGAAACTAACTGTTGTCTTGTTAAAGTTATGAGTTAGCTGGTCTCATTGGACAGAGCAGACTAGACTAATGAACAGCAGCGGAATGGGGTAAAATAATACTGAATATCTGCACTTACATGTACAACCATGAGAAAACACAGCAGGATGCCAGTTCAATAGCACCCAATCCCTGAATAATGTTCTCTCTGTTATCAAAACACTGCCATTTTCTGACCTGCTTTGACATATGTCTTCCGCGCATCAGGATTTATTATGAAAACAGATTTCTGGTGAATACCATTGATCGAAAAAGCTCTACATCATAAATAGAACATTAGACTGAAATGTACAATTGAGCAACAATCCACATATCAAAACACCAATGAATGAAACAAAAAAACCTGGAACACATAACTCAATCTGGTCCCAGTAAGAGGAGGCGGTGCTGGTTGTGATTGGAATGGGGGAGATAAACTACCATCACATAGCTGCTGACTGCTGCATTATTCAAATCCTTTTGTGCTctgagaaaaaaataataataagaggggagagaatggaaaACATTGTATGACCACAGACTTTGTAACATGGCAAATGTAGGATAATGCAATCATTTAGCTGAGAATCCAAATTGAGCTTAATGCCAGTCTATACATCACTGTTCACTGTACGGCCGAGCTGGCTGCTCTTTGAACAGGCAGTTTTAAAATCATATGCCATTTTGCCTTCCCAATTGCAAATTATTCCAGCTCCCCAGAGATGTGTGATTTCGGACACACAGTTGGAGCAAATCATTTGCAGACTAGCTGAGCAGTTTATTAATCTGAGGTAAGGGGTGTGGGATTCACCACAACTATAAACAACCTCCCAAACGAACAACTTAAAGGCTCTGGCCATAGAACGCATGCTTGGTTCCAGCTCAGACATATCAATGTACTTGTGAGTGATAGCGCAGGCCGGAAACCATGGAGCAAAGCTGTAGGAAAAATGCAACCCCGTAATTGGTAACAGTCTCCACATTTATGTAAGCAAGGTAGGCCTAATTAATACCAGTACGAGGAAGATCCTCTCCTGAGCTCGCTGACATATTTATTATTGGACGTTCGGGCAGAGCTTTCTGGAGTCCATCAGACCTGTGTCTAAACACACAGCAGCCAGATGGTGTTTTTTTCTATAGCAGCTCCCACCAATGGCTCAGCAGCAATTACCAGGGGTTATCAAGGAGCATCAACCATGGAGCTCAGACAGACCGACATGAATTCTCTCTCATTTCCCCACTGTGCTCGCCTCaatcccttctctccttctcctcattaaAATTCCTGAATCGTACTAAAGTTAAAACGGGTCTGTATAACAATTAGGGAGGATTGGACTGGAGGTGATGGGAATAGATGTTTGGGAAGAGTTTTTAATGTTGTTGGCACTCCTTATCAGcattagtaaaaaataaaataaaaagctgaaaaaTGGCATGTCAGTCTGCTGCCATCCCATCATACCCTGCCACTCCGGGAAGTAACATGAGCCAAATGCAAGCCAGATGTATTTCAGCCATTGGGCCCAATTCCATCAAGCTGCAATATTTCACTAGACCGTATATTAATCTTCTAAAGCGTGTCACAGATTTCTCCACTGATAACATCACAGGTTTTAAATGATGGCTGAGTCATAGCTCTCATCAAACTGTGGCGGGGTTAAGAAAACATTCTGCTGGAAAATGTCAGCACACTGCTCCATCGCAATTAACCGCTTCCACCTTTATTTTCAGAGCTCGCAGAACTTAGGGCTATGATGATTTGTTCCCATTTCTAGAATAAGATCAACCAAAATATGGTAAGAACAGAGTTTTATTTTCAATAAGAAACACTGTAGAAAAAGATCACCCCAAAAATAATTTCTTTATGTTTCTCACATGTAGACAGTCATTACTTTGCAGTCTTTTGGAAATGCAACCAACAAGTGAGTCAACAATACCAGCCTCATCACACAACTGATCTTTTACTCTCTGAAAACATGGTGAGATAGCATACCTAATGCTCCCTGCAAGAGGCTAAAACATCCTCACCCAACAGGAGGCCTAAGGTTCTGTGGCAGCTCTGATAAACTGGACAGGATGCTGACTGGGTGACAACTCAGTGAATCATTGATGGTGAACCAAGACCCGCACAATTTACCTCCCAGGATAGACAAGACAGGGACACCCACTGTGCCTTCAAAACCACCCGATGCCCATGACCCTTTCCATCTCCTCAAGCAGGGCTGTAGTCTTTGAATTGCCAATCCCCTTCCTTCCATAGGTCCTGATGCAGGGCACAGAGACTGTTGtctcagaggtcaggggtcaccagAGTTTCCTTGCTGCGGCCCCCTGGATTAGTCTTCCTCTGAGGAGAGCTGGGCTCCGTCGTCATGAACCTCCCTGTAGGCGCCCAGCGAGCCCCCTTCCACAACATAGCTCCCTGTGCTGAACCTCAGCCCCTCAGACAGCTTCTGGGCTGCCAGCTTGGCCTGCAACTCCTGAGGGAAACACACAATTCAGGAAAGATGCTTACATTGAAAGGGTAATTAACCTGGAAAATGAGCAAGTGCTTAGCAGTAAGCATTAGGCTGCTATGCTATACCATGAACGGAAGTAGCATAGGGAGTGTTCATCAGATGAGCAATGTTTTTGTGGTGATAATGGAATAGCTAGGTAGACGTTGCCTCAACACTTATAACACATTTCATTCCCTCATGTAATCTGTGGGGTAACTGTTACCTTGAGCAGTGAGCATTTTGGTGTTGTTGGACATGCCTTAAATGTTgctctgtggtgtgatgtgtcaGACAGACCCAGGGGCCACTCACCTGGTGTTTCCTGGTCTGTTCGTGTAGCAGGTCAGCTGACTGCTCCAGTGTCAGCAGCTGGGCAGGGCCGTAGTGTAGCAGTGGGAGCCTGGCCGCAGTGATGTCATCAATGTGCTTCCTGTCTCGCTCCCTCCTGGCCTCAACGGAGAGCACCGGTGATGGTAATAAGCCTCCAGGGGATTGGTTGGGTGACAGAGACCCTGACGGGGAGCCATCAGTATTGTGGGCAAACCTGCAAACATTACAGGAAGAGTTAATATAAGAGTTAGTAGGTGAAAATATTAGTGCATCTCCATAACTAAAGGCAGCATCACTGAACTATACAGTATTCTCATACTTTCATACAATGTGGACTTACTGATTAGGCTTGTACTTCTGTCTCCTCGTAACCGGGTCCTTCTCAGTCCTCTCCAGGACTTCTATGTAGTGTGGTTTCttctgtggctgccttccaaggaAGGGGTTGCCTGTAGCAGGTCTGTTGAATGTGTCTTTGAGGGATCCACCCGAGCCAGTTGAGTGGTCAGACAGAGTGACCCTCTGCAAGGCTTCCGCTAGGTCGCTCTCTTTTGTCCTGTCAGAGTCTGGAGAGACCTCTGCATCATCACCAGCCTGGGCCATATTCATGGTTCCAGCAGCAGATATTTTGGACACACTGTCTTCTTTCAGCGTGTCAACTGTTTTGCTCTCCTGAACATTAGGTGACAGAGGTGAGACGTCCAATTCTTGGACATTTCCAGGAGCTGTGTCCCCAGCTTGTCTCCTATGTTGGGAAGTTCCTGGTTTATTCTGGCTACCACGTGGTCTTTGTGTCAAAGCCTGCTGGTATTTAGACtgcagctctgtcctgacagaaGACAGCATATCttgcttcctctcctcttcttcattgTGGGCAAGAGCAAGGCATATTCTCTCTGCAAAGTCTGAGATCTTCTTCCCTTTGTCTGGAAGGGTCTGTATAAACCTCCTGTTGATAACATATCAAATCTGTCTGTCAACAAGAGATAGTCAATAATTAACTACTGCTTTCAGCTAAACTTTAAATGTAGTTGGCAGTGATAGTAAAACAAAGGAATGTCAGGTTCTGTCAGGTTCAGGGTAAAAGGCATTTCCCTAGTTCAAGTAACGTCAGCTAGCTAGcctacaggtggatagtatataCACACAAGCGCCAAAACTGGCACCACTGTCTCCGCAACTGCTGGAAGTTTCTAGAATAATGTAATGTTGTTGTAGAGACTAACCATGAGTTCACTTCTGTCAGATGAATGATATGAAGTTACTTACTTGTTAGATAATAATTTATCTTGGCGTGACAGTAATTCACCAAGTTCTTCTTTGCTCTTGGTTTTGAGATCCCCCACTTGCCCCTGGCGTTCTGATGGAGCTGCCCACGATGACGAGGACATTGTTAGCAAGCTAGTAGCTACTAGTCTAAAACCCGCCCAAATAAGCTTACCGAATAGCTCAAATTACCCTATAAAACATGACTTAGTTAGTCCATTAGCTTTACACTTAACGGGATTATATTGTTCGATAAAATATACATTCATATTCAGCTGCCTGTTAGCTAGAACTTGTATTTTGGTAGCTACGTAGCTCGCGCGCTGTAATTGTAACCGGAAGTAGTACGGAAGTATGATACCTTCAATATTGTTCTTCTTTTGCTTTAGGATTTGGTTGGCGGATTGCATCCAACGTTTAGGTGCatacaccgccacctactgtactggtgtGTGAGGCCATTCACGGCCTACCTACAGTCAATTATTGATGAGCGTTTTACGTTTAGCTCACacaatataatttaaaagtatgcattacAGTGTCGCTAATAGAATAATTGTGGCAAAAacgaatgtagacattaatacattaatTTCTATAGGTTCCAAAAATAGTATGTTAAACGGTGTAGCTATGTAGTGCCAAGATGGAGTCATGGTGGCTTCAACCCTCTatagtcatctagtgtatatataaacaaTTGGATGCTACATATAACCTCACTGAAAGCTTCACAAAATGAACAATTTCAGCCACTGGACTGTGACCATTTTCATGAATGATTATAAAAACACCACAATGTCACATTTCCAAagtcaaatcaatcaaatgtatttataaagcccttcttaaatCAACTGATGTCACAAggttctgtacagaaacccagcctaaaaccccaaacagcaagcaatgcaggtgtagaagcatggtggctaggaaaaactccctagaaaggccagggcctaggaagaaacctagagaggaaccaagctatgaggGGAGGAGTCCTCTTCAGAAGAGgagtcctcttctgtctctgtctgtgctgggtggagattataacagaacatggtcaagacGACGAGCAGggtcatataataataatgaataataataataaaacatacaCTGATTTCATTAGTATGCGCTGGATGAGTATCATTCAAGAAAGGCACATCATGCTTATCATAACTTCTCATATACACAGTCCTGGCAGTGTAGACAAATTACTTATACCAGTGGCTCAGGGATGGCAGTCAGTAGAAATACAGTTCTTCAGTTTTGTCAGATATAGTTAAATATTATCCaatagatttttaaaaaatgttaaaaaCGATTATCATCACAGTTGTGGAGTATCAGTGATGAAGCTGTTAATAAAGGCACAAAGTATATGTATTTTACATATTTGTACATCATTTGactaataataaaataatattgCATCTAATTTATAGAGAGCAAACTAAAAATGTTAGAAAAAGATACAGTATAAATTTAAACCTTCATACATGATAGTGAATTCAGAATTCCATAAACCATACAAGAACATTAACTGTAAACAAAACCAAACATAATTGAATACTTTCAAGTATTATTTACAGAACAGTAGACTATTTACGCAATATGCAACATATTCCCTTATACAGTATACTGAATAGCTTTCATAAAAAGTATTTATTCATGTGATTACTCAATGTTAATCTTTGCTGTTATCTCCATAAGTTTCATGAAAGGTGTGTAGATTTTGGATGGGCTTGATCTTGGTCGAGAACAGGATGGGGCTGAAATGTCCGTCTCTGGACTTGAGGCTTTATCTGTGATTGGAACTGAGGCAGGCTCTTCTGTACTGGACTGATCAGGGCTTAGAGGGTCAGACGTAGACAGCGTTGGACTGGTTAGTGTTCCAAAGGACCTTGAGGAGTTGGTTGACAGATACCTGCTGTACTCAGGAGGAGTGTATCTCAGTAAACTAGACTCCAGTCTGCTGGGTGGCGGTAGACCTGATCTGAATGTCCTAGACTGTCCTAGGTATTCTGTAGAAGTGGGATGGATTGGGGTTTGTCTGGGTTGGTAATGTGCTGCTGGAGGTTGGACATTAGTTTCAATCTCATACCCTTGTATTTCAAGTCTGTGGAAGTAAAATGAGAAAACAGAATAAGAAACTTAAAAGAGAAACCCAACTACAGGAAATGAAGACACGTGTATAGTAGAACCAGTGGTTCATACCTGGGGAGCAGATCACAGCCCACTCCTATCTCTCTGGTTTGCACAACTTCCCTTGGCGTACTCTGTACAGACATAAAATACTTCAGCTTGTCTTCTAACTCATTATTCTAGGAGGAAGGAACAAAGTCAGATCATGCAAATGAGGTGGATGTGATGTAATCCAAGtggaccagacagagacagataatgTCACAAAAAGTGCAACACTGAATTTAGAGGTAGAGTCATGTCAAAGGACAACACACAGATTGACGATCTGAAACGTAGGAGAACGCTGGACATGAATGCATCCATGAAGTTAAAGTTTTGAAAACCACACCAACATTCATAATGTTCGGGAAGTGGACAGTACATAGTGTGGTCGCAGTCCAGTCTTACCTCACACTCCACAATAGCAATTCTGTCCAGAAGTTCTGAGATGAACATGTCCTTCTGTGCCACTTTAGCTCGTAATGATTCAACCTTTACATTTTCAAgatgaaaaaaataaacaaacttTGCATATCAGTATAACATTCATATGTCAGTGTACTCATGTTTCCATTGACagtgagacagagcgagagagagagagagagagagagagagagagagagagagagagagagagagagagagagagagagacatagcgagagagagagagagagagagagaaagagagagagagagagagagagagagagagagacatatcttAGTCATTCACCTCCTCTATCATGCCTTTGACCTTCCTCTGCTGACAGAACACCATGTCATTCAGGTGTTTGATTCTCTCACGGagctcccctgcctcctcttccAACTTTTGAGAACTGTAATAATTAATTATAGTGCTATCACTCCAGTATATACATTTCAATGGGATGGAACATATAAAATGCTATTTTTGTTTTGGCATTTGTACCTCTTTGCTGCAGTTGCATCTGTTTTGTATGTCACTTCCATCAAGCGTAGACGCTGTTCACATTCCTGCAGTTTCTTCTGAAGATGGCCCTTTTCCTGCAAAAAATACATATTATTATAGTATTCTTGCCCAAAGGACATATTACACCTAAAAACTATAGATATAAAGATAATGTTGCATGCATTATTGCATTATTGGATGCGTTATTCTGGGTCTTACCTGTCCCATACAGTCCAGCAGGCGCTCCACCTCACTGATCCTCTGGTCCCTTTCAGCGATCTTGGCCTCCGCAATCTTAGCATTCTTCTCTGCCTCTTCTAATCGCCTAATATACTCATCAATTTGGGCCTAGTTGAAAAACATTGACGGTAAACAAAATATATTAAAAGCTTTAAGGCAGAGAACATACAATTTAATCTGGGCTCATTATCATATCAACACTTGGAAGTTAGGCTACTCTACATTTAACAGTACCATAGTGAGTTACTTGTACCACTAGAGGGAGACTCATACCACTTGTATGAGCAGAGTGAAACTGAAACCTTTCATACGGTTGACATCAcatgaggttggtggcaccttaattggagagAACGGGATCATGGTAATGGCaggagcagaatcagtggaatggtatcaaacatatggtttcCCTTCCATTTGCTCCATTACGGACATAATTATGAGCTGTTCTcccatcagcagcctcctgtggtttaCATATACACTTTTCATTCATATGTAAGATGGTGAAAACATCACCAGCCTTGGTTTTCGCATGATTAATCGATCACCGCCCTTTCTCTTCAGGCAGTGGCTTGTGCGAAGTGATATCAGAAGGAGACTCAGCAGTACCTGTAgcttctctatctcctctctgtgtttcctctgCTCCTCCTGAAGTCTCTCCTCATACTGTCTCTGTAGCCTCGCTGTCACCTCCTGCACTGTATGGCTGTTGGCCTCCTGAGACGACTCCACCTGGACAACACAAGCACACATCTATCAGTCAATTTAATTTCAAACAACACTGTGACGATACAAAGACCTGCTAAAGAACATTCATGTAGAAATGTCTGTTGATTCTGTATTTTTCTAGTGAGTCCGGCATGAATGTTAATAGTTCAAATCTGGAGGACTGGTTCTTTGAGCTTCAACTATCTGTCAATGACATGTCATTCATCATCACATAGAATTGCAGTT
This sequence is a window from Oncorhynchus keta strain PuntledgeMale-10-30-2019 chromosome 14, Oket_V2, whole genome shotgun sequence. Protein-coding genes within it:
- the LOC118394172 gene encoding uncharacterized protein LOC118394172, translating into MLRYSSPGSVTTTEDSPEQPSERRIRRLRLTLHTGDNGQNETKKPTSQEKVVNGTWKKKNTLIQRERPAGSESPVQHLSAATNGELETSLQRQHGPKVYGVLQGTGSDRQQEVMACEWSVNHLRDEMSYIKEVRDSLEKVRERMYGQFGGMQHSMQKLSQDIRTANSQRKTLEKEVRVRTAAMDSFDQMNSSLISANIDLQKSLLESCHNRVDTRDEMKSLRSSFQQAEERLKEREKQLELAQAENHTLKLKVESSQEANSHTVQEVTARLQRQYEERLQEEQRKHREEIEKLQAQIDEYIRRLEEAEKNAKIAEAKIAERDQRISEVERLLDCMGQEKGHLQKKLQECEQRLRLMEVTYKTDATAAKSSQKLEEEAGELRERIKHLNDMVFCQQRKVKGMIEEVESLRAKVAQKDMFISELLDRIAIVECENNELEDKLKYFMSVQSTPREVVQTREIGVGCDLLPRLEIQGYEIETNVQPPAAHYQPRQTPIHPTSTEYLGQSRTFRSGLPPPSRLESSLLRYTPPEYSRYLSTNSSRSFGTLTSPTLSTSDPLSPDQSSTEEPASVPITDKASSPETDISAPSCSRPRSSPSKIYTPFMKLMEITAKINIEFELFGKLIWAGFRLVATSLLTMSSSSWAAPSERQGQVGDLKTKSKEELGELLSRQDKLLSNKRFIQTLPDKGKKISDFAERICLALAHNEEEERKQDMLSSVRTELQSKYQQALTQRPRGSQNKPGTSQHRRQAGDTAPGNVQELDVSPLSPNVQESKTVDTLKEDSVSKISAAGTMNMAQAGDDAEVSPDSDRTKESDLAEALQRVTLSDHSTGSGGSLKDTFNRPATGNPFLGRQPQKKPHYIEVLERTEKDPVTRRQKYKPNQFAHNTDGSPSGSLSPNQSPGGLLPSPVLSVEARRERDRKHIDDITAARLPLLHYGPAQLLTLEQSADLLHEQTRKHQELQAKLAAQKLSEGLRFSTGSYVVEGGSLGAYREVHDDGAQLSSEED